Genomic DNA from Burkholderiales bacterium:
GTTCACTGCTTACCACGTTTCAAGTCGCCGTAAATGCCTAGCCTGCCCGTCGTTTCGGGTGCTGAGGTCGTTCGTGCTTTGCAACATCTCGGCTTCGTCGTAACTCGTCAGCGCGGCAGCCATATCGTCCTTCGTAAGGGCTCGCAGGGTTGCGT
This window encodes:
- a CDS encoding type II toxin-antitoxin system HicA family toxin; amino-acid sequence: MPSLPVVSGAEVVRALQHLGFVVTRQRGSHIVLRKGSQGCV